The Coregonus clupeaformis isolate EN_2021a unplaced genomic scaffold, ASM2061545v1 scaf0380, whole genome shotgun sequence genome has a segment encoding these proteins:
- the LOC123484633 gene encoding acidic amino acid decarboxylase GADL1-like, with protein sequence MAPTNERHMNDTSSKAPASPAEPKGKRPPVLVDGVTLNGPTLDIREAESFLRDAMPIIMEEAVWKATDVKEKVCEWRSPEQLKDLLDLELREGGEAHPQILQRCRDAIRYSVKTGKDPAQP encoded by the exons ACACCTCTAGTAAGGCCCCAGCGAGCCCTGCGGAGCCCAAGGGGAAGCGGCCCCCAGTGCTTGTGGATGGGGTGACTCTGAACGGACCCACGCTGGACATCCGGGAAGCAGAGAGCTTCCTCAGAGACGCCATGCCCATCATCATGGAGGAGGCCGTCTGGAAGGCTACTGACGTCAAGGAGAAG GTGTGCGAGTGGCGTTCTCCGGAGCAGCTGAAGGACCTATTAGACCTGGAGCTGAGGGAAGGAGGCGAGGCACACCCCCAGATACTGCAGCGCTGTCGGGATGCCATCCGATACAGTGTCAAGACCGGTAAGGACCCAGCTCAACCCTGA